In Pseudomonadota bacterium, a single genomic region encodes these proteins:
- a CDS encoding LEA type 2 family protein, producing the protein MMRSLLSALTLGVLALLASGCSTLNPQFEAPSVRVLGVRPLSSSQGNQLVPRFEIDLLVVNPNASSLSMRGMSYRLFLNDLEVVEGVANNLPEVEGYGEANIVLPATLNVIDSMRFVSGMLRGNDTDVRWRLAARLDVSALLPAIRIEEEGVLELDGMRAP; encoded by the coding sequence ATGATGCGATCACTCCTGTCGGCTCTCACGCTCGGTGTCCTGGCCTTGTTGGCCAGCGGCTGTTCCACCCTCAACCCTCAGTTCGAAGCGCCCTCGGTGCGCGTGCTCGGGGTGCGGCCCCTGTCCTCGTCCCAGGGCAATCAGCTGGTACCGCGCTTTGAGATCGACCTGCTGGTGGTCAACCCGAACGCCTCATCCCTGTCCATGCGCGGCATGAGCTATCGCCTCTTCCTCAACGATCTCGAGGTGGTGGAGGGCGTGGCCAACAACCTGCCCGAGGTGGAGGGCTACGGCGAAGCGAACATCGTGCTGCCCGCCACCTTGAACGTGATCGACAGCATGCGTTTCGTGAGTGGGATGCTCCGCGGCAACGACACGGACGTGCGTTGGCGCCTCGCAGCGCGCCTCGACGTGAGCGCGCTGCTGCCGGCGATCCGGATCGAAGAGGAGGGCGTGTTGGAGCTCGACGGGATGCGCGCGCCCTAG
- a CDS encoding ATP-binding protein — protein MLPGFPAARGLGRARALAGAIALLALLALTSHAQSLRERIDQTLNGQLTVAERIAVLDEVFQGLEATAESDPQLLGHAYVARGYVFLQAGRLEEGIAVLNEGMARVPAAQAPNEHVNLRSMRAASLLAAGRTEQSVDEYESILANLPETVDPSIELRARANYASALFESGRILAASEVLRESIPNAESLGNDRMALGLANNLLVILIQRGLHEDAQEWLERLTPLRQRANDLSLLNSLRLHELELQRIFGDAQGAADGLREFVASDTPGNASVIGNAYEYLGDAERELGHLVAAEAAGRRAIELLEKVPWELPEAHISLARTLLAKEQPAQAEAVLDAISTTAQLSPARTSTIASLRLEAQLRQAGLDRSTAQLQQLLQAVEDDRQVDSLDYTRYYDARLEAQRQQSQIARMREAEALLAAEAEAAEARARELETRQAALRDHRNMVLALMLLGCAAVLATLYSLNRRQYQRKLLEGEQERNRQLSVAVEEQAVQLKRQLSEQADMEHALHEKKHTEQIGQIAGNVAHDFNNLLQVISSANETLDQQFTEPAARDMLRASNQSVAYARAMTRQLLAYARQQELVPRPVDVVGLLRDSRTLFRSAVGEEVTIEYELPDTAVAMLDASKLTSAVLNLLTNAADAMPAGGTVRVTVSEPAWGAQCAEEWPSLAPGDYVVIRVSDTGTGMDATTQDQACEPFYSTKAEHAGTGLGLSSVYGFVRQTGGDLRIVSAPTRGTTVSLAVPAAASAPPVPLAHEARAEPTPASAGERVLVVEDNDLVAGSLCAILESMVAEVQHVSSADEAIAHLSAGNDYDFVLSDVRMPGEHDGYDLARWLEEHRPSMATILMSGFNDHLDEDSPYRMINKPFSRAELREAMRSAEPLTSS, from the coding sequence ATGCTTCCAGGATTCCCAGCTGCCAGAGGACTTGGCCGCGCCCGAGCGCTAGCGGGGGCGATCGCGCTGCTGGCGCTGCTCGCCCTGACCTCCCACGCCCAATCCCTGCGCGAGCGCATCGACCAGACCCTGAACGGCCAACTTACCGTCGCCGAGCGCATCGCCGTGCTGGACGAGGTGTTCCAGGGGCTCGAGGCCACCGCCGAGTCGGACCCGCAGCTCCTCGGCCACGCCTACGTCGCCCGCGGCTACGTGTTCCTCCAGGCAGGGCGTCTCGAGGAAGGCATCGCGGTACTGAACGAAGGCATGGCACGAGTGCCCGCCGCGCAGGCACCGAACGAACACGTCAACCTGCGTTCGATGCGCGCGGCCTCGCTGCTAGCGGCGGGCCGCACAGAGCAGTCGGTCGATGAGTACGAGTCGATTCTCGCCAACCTTCCCGAGACGGTCGATCCCAGTATCGAACTTCGCGCACGGGCCAACTACGCCAGCGCCCTGTTCGAATCGGGCCGCATCCTTGCAGCCTCCGAAGTGTTGCGCGAGTCAATCCCGAACGCCGAGTCCCTCGGCAACGATCGCATGGCCCTGGGGCTTGCTAACAACCTGCTCGTGATCCTGATACAACGCGGCCTGCATGAGGATGCTCAAGAGTGGCTGGAACGCCTCACACCGCTGCGCCAACGCGCGAACGACCTTTCCCTGTTGAATTCCCTACGCTTGCACGAGCTCGAACTACAACGGATCTTCGGCGATGCCCAAGGCGCTGCGGACGGCCTAAGAGAATTTGTGGCAAGTGACACGCCGGGTAACGCCTCGGTGATCGGAAACGCCTACGAGTATCTTGGCGACGCCGAACGCGAGCTTGGTCACCTCGTCGCGGCCGAAGCTGCCGGCCGTCGCGCCATCGAACTCCTTGAGAAAGTACCTTGGGAGTTGCCGGAGGCACACATCTCCCTGGCGCGAACACTGCTGGCAAAGGAACAACCGGCGCAGGCCGAGGCCGTACTCGACGCGATCTCCACCACCGCCCAACTCTCCCCCGCACGCACCAGCACCATCGCCAGCCTGCGCCTCGAAGCGCAGCTGCGTCAGGCTGGCCTCGACCGGTCGACGGCGCAGCTACAACAGCTGCTGCAGGCGGTGGAGGATGACCGACAGGTCGACTCCCTCGACTACACGCGGTACTACGACGCGCGCCTGGAGGCCCAACGTCAGCAATCGCAGATCGCTCGCATGCGTGAGGCGGAAGCGCTGCTGGCCGCGGAAGCCGAAGCTGCCGAAGCGCGCGCCCGCGAACTGGAGACCCGCCAAGCCGCCCTGCGCGATCACCGCAACATGGTGCTCGCCCTGATGCTCCTGGGCTGCGCGGCCGTGCTGGCCACGCTCTACAGCCTCAACCGCCGTCAGTATCAGCGCAAGCTGCTGGAGGGCGAACAGGAACGCAATCGCCAGCTAAGCGTCGCCGTGGAAGAACAGGCGGTGCAACTGAAGCGGCAACTGAGTGAACAGGCGGACATGGAGCACGCCCTGCACGAGAAGAAGCACACGGAGCAAATCGGCCAGATCGCCGGCAACGTGGCCCACGACTTCAACAACCTGCTGCAGGTGATCTCCTCAGCGAACGAGACCCTCGATCAGCAGTTCACCGAGCCTGCGGCGCGCGACATGCTGCGGGCCTCGAACCAATCGGTGGCCTATGCACGGGCGATGACGCGACAGCTCCTCGCCTACGCGCGCCAGCAGGAACTCGTGCCGAGGCCCGTGGATGTGGTGGGCCTCCTACGCGACAGTCGAACGCTTTTCCGCTCGGCTGTAGGCGAAGAAGTCACGATCGAATACGAGCTTCCCGACACCGCGGTGGCCATGCTGGATGCGTCCAAACTCACCTCCGCCGTACTGAACCTCCTGACCAACGCGGCGGACGCCATGCCCGCGGGCGGCACGGTACGTGTGACGGTCAGCGAGCCTGCGTGGGGAGCGCAGTGCGCCGAGGAGTGGCCATCCCTGGCCCCTGGCGACTACGTGGTGATTCGCGTGTCCGACACGGGCACGGGCATGGACGCGACCACCCAGGATCAGGCCTGCGAACCCTTCTACAGCACGAAGGCCGAACACGCCGGCACTGGCCTCGGGTTGAGTTCGGTCTACGGCTTCGTGCGTCAGACCGGCGGCGACCTGCGCATCGTGAGCGCGCCGACGCGAGGCACCACGGTCAGCCTCGCTGTGCCTGCGGCCGCGAGTGCACCCCCGGTACCGTTGGCTCACGAGGCACGTGCGGAGCCCACCCCGGCGAGCGCAGGCGAACGCGTGCTCGTGGTGGAGGACAACGACCTCGTGGCAGGCTCCCTGTGCGCCATCCTCGAGAGCATGGTCGCCGAGGTGCAGCACGTGAGCTCGGCGGATGAAGCGATCGCCCACCTCAGCGCAGGCAACGACTACGACTTCGTGCTCTCAGACGTGAGGATGCCCGGCGAACACGACGGCTACGACCTGGCCCGGTGGCTGGAAGAGCATCGCCCGTCGATGGCCACGATACTCATGAGCGGCTTCAACGATCACCTCGACGAAGACAGCCCCTACCGCATGATCAACAAACCCTTCTCCCGCGCCGAACTGCGCGAGGCGATGCGATCGGCGGAGCCCCTGACGTCAAGCTAA
- a CDS encoding MarR family transcriptional regulator produces MTLHSRRLRKSSGLTAPQVLTLQTIKELEGVSISRLATQMSLSQATMTTIIDRLEKNGLVRRRRSDVDKRVVHAELTDEGTIVLDDAPALLQEEFVERFAALEDWEKSMIVSALQRLAVLMDAEGIDAAPMLHVDTDIG; encoded by the coding sequence ATGACCTTGCATTCGCGGCGCCTGCGTAAGAGCTCGGGGCTCACGGCGCCGCAGGTGCTGACCCTGCAGACCATCAAGGAGCTGGAGGGCGTGTCGATCTCTCGCCTCGCCACCCAGATGAGCCTCAGTCAGGCCACCATGACCACCATCATCGACCGGTTGGAGAAGAACGGGTTGGTGCGGCGCCGTCGCAGCGATGTGGACAAGCGCGTGGTCCACGCCGAGCTCACGGACGAAGGCACGATCGTGCTCGACGACGCGCCGGCCCTTCTGCAGGAGGAGTTCGTCGAGCGCTTCGCCGCGCTGGAGGATTGGGAGAAGTCGATGATCGTCTCCGCCCTGCAGCGCCTCGCCGTCCTGATGGATGCGGAAGGTATCGACGCGGCGCCCATGCTCCACGTGGATACGGATATCGGCTAG
- a CDS encoding TonB-dependent receptor: MNKRICLSAAVVAAITASPQASAEIEEVVVTATKRVSTTQDVAVAVQALGEETLNQLGVANFEDYLIQLPGVTAGGSGPGQNTIYIRGLASTTPNLTTAGVAGLAPNVAFYLDDQPLAQPGRNLDVYAADIARVEVLSGPQGTLFGASSQAGTVRLITNKPDPSGTYGNVKLGTGFTVGGEPSTNVEAMLNVPVTDKFTLRGVAFVDNQGGYIDNVAGTRDVSESARFRPAGTLRSNGVPVSDNRAGFQAGADLSGVTFIDADNATRVEDNFNETTYAGARLAARLDLTDNWSLLVSHMQQQLDSEGVFFSDPTLDDDYEIQRYQDDTLEDEFGNTSWTLEGRVGELELLYTGAFTDRDTDQVVDYADYLFVGQYLPYYICDGSVSYPGDAAPSGTCQAPDLFVTSTTRTKVQTHEIRLNTPVDRRVRATVGAFYSDLELQERNDFTYPGSVAAAPFGAFAPNFPFPTGFTSDAGPFPAGVIFRNDIQRTDEQYGVFGELTFDLSDQFAVTVGARWYDIEVDFDGSANASFCNSGAAEDINGFGTDITDLYNGDGQITFRGSCNPDNQITYTLDNIDENTPAQVVAALNNAPDAATTDGVIGKVTASWTPNDNLLFYGTWSEGFRPGLLNRPGGAAGPNGFTVPFTLDTDDVVNYEIGWKLDLFDRTFRFNGSAFLVDIENLQTTIFDPSITNLFFSDNAANAEIFGIEGDFIWAPGNVDGLTISGGFSFLDTEITEVLTPTNDVREGDELAFAPGFQATLRARYEWQLSNGWTAHLMPNMSYSSEAFSDIITINRDEMDSWALFGITAGVTSDRWGAELYIDNLFNEQAELARNFINDRERVTFARPLTGGVRVNFGF; this comes from the coding sequence ATGAACAAGCGAATCTGTCTGAGCGCGGCTGTGGTAGCTGCCATTACGGCGAGCCCACAGGCGTCAGCAGAGATCGAGGAAGTGGTGGTGACTGCCACCAAGCGCGTCTCGACGACCCAGGACGTAGCCGTGGCCGTGCAGGCATTGGGCGAGGAGACGCTCAACCAACTCGGCGTCGCGAACTTCGAGGACTACCTGATCCAGCTGCCCGGGGTGACCGCCGGCGGTAGCGGCCCCGGCCAGAACACGATCTACATTCGCGGCCTCGCCTCCACCACGCCAAACCTGACCACCGCCGGGGTCGCCGGCCTCGCGCCTAACGTGGCCTTCTACCTGGACGATCAGCCGCTCGCCCAGCCGGGGCGCAACCTCGACGTCTACGCGGCGGATATCGCTCGCGTGGAGGTGCTCTCCGGACCTCAGGGCACGCTGTTCGGCGCCAGCTCGCAGGCCGGCACGGTACGCTTGATCACCAATAAGCCAGACCCGAGCGGCACCTACGGCAACGTGAAGCTGGGCACCGGCTTCACCGTGGGCGGCGAGCCGAGCACCAACGTAGAAGCGATGCTGAACGTGCCGGTGACGGACAAATTCACCCTGCGCGGCGTCGCCTTCGTGGACAACCAGGGCGGCTACATCGACAACGTGGCGGGCACCCGCGACGTCTCCGAGAGCGCCCGCTTTCGCCCGGCGGGCACTCTGCGCTCCAACGGCGTGCCCGTCTCGGACAATCGCGCGGGCTTCCAGGCCGGCGCAGACCTCAGCGGCGTCACCTTCATCGATGCCGACAACGCGACGCGCGTAGAGGACAACTTCAACGAGACCACCTACGCCGGCGCACGCCTCGCCGCTCGCTTAGATCTCACGGACAACTGGAGCCTGCTGGTCAGCCACATGCAGCAGCAGCTCGACTCCGAGGGGGTGTTCTTCTCCGACCCCACCCTGGACGACGACTACGAGATCCAGCGCTACCAGGACGACACGCTGGAAGACGAGTTCGGCAACACGAGCTGGACCCTCGAAGGCCGGGTCGGTGAGCTCGAACTGCTCTACACCGGCGCCTTTACCGATCGCGATACGGACCAGGTGGTGGACTACGCTGACTACCTCTTCGTCGGCCAGTACCTGCCCTACTACATCTGCGACGGTTCCGTGAGCTACCCCGGCGATGCCGCGCCCTCTGGCACCTGCCAGGCGCCCGACCTGTTCGTGACCTCCACCACCAGAACCAAGGTGCAGACCCACGAGATCCGCCTGAACACGCCCGTGGACCGCCGCGTCCGCGCCACCGTCGGCGCCTTCTACAGCGACCTCGAACTGCAGGAGCGCAACGACTTCACCTACCCAGGCTCGGTCGCTGCCGCCCCCTTCGGCGCCTTCGCACCGAACTTCCCCTTCCCCACCGGGTTCACCTCGGATGCGGGGCCCTTCCCCGCCGGGGTGATCTTCCGCAACGACATCCAGCGCACGGACGAGCAGTACGGCGTGTTCGGTGAGTTGACCTTCGACCTATCGGATCAGTTCGCCGTCACCGTGGGCGCACGGTGGTACGACATCGAAGTGGACTTCGACGGCAGCGCCAATGCGTCCTTCTGCAACTCCGGCGCCGCCGAAGACATCAACGGCTTCGGCACGGATATCACAGACCTCTACAACGGCGACGGTCAGATCACCTTCCGCGGCAGCTGTAACCCGGATAACCAGATCACCTACACGCTCGACAACATCGATGAGAACACGCCAGCTCAGGTGGTCGCCGCGCTGAACAACGCGCCGGACGCCGCCACCACGGACGGTGTCATCGGTAAGGTCACAGCGTCCTGGACGCCGAACGACAACCTGCTCTTCTACGGCACCTGGTCCGAGGGCTTCCGCCCCGGCCTGCTCAACCGCCCGGGCGGCGCGGCGGGACCGAACGGGTTTACGGTGCCCTTCACCCTGGATACGGATGATGTGGTCAACTACGAGATCGGCTGGAAGCTCGACCTCTTCGACCGCACGTTCCGCTTCAACGGTAGCGCGTTCCTGGTGGACATCGAGAACCTGCAAACCACCATCTTCGACCCCAGCATCACCAACCTGTTCTTCTCCGATAACGCCGCCAACGCGGAGATCTTCGGTATCGAGGGTGACTTCATCTGGGCACCGGGCAACGTGGACGGCCTCACCATCAGCGGTGGCTTCTCGTTCCTGGACACGGAGATCACCGAGGTCCTCACGCCCACCAACGACGTGCGCGAGGGCGACGAACTCGCCTTCGCGCCTGGGTTCCAGGCCACCCTACGCGCCCGCTACGAGTGGCAGCTGAGCAACGGCTGGACCGCCCACCTCATGCCCAATATGTCCTACTCCAGCGAAGCCTTCAGCGACATCATCACGATCAACCGTGACGAGATGGACAGCTGGGCACTGTTCGGCATCACGGCCGGCGTCACCAGCGACCGCTGGGGTGCGGAGCTCTACATCGACAACCTGTTCAACGAGCAGGCGGAGTTGGCGCGCAACTTCATCAACGATCGCGAACGGGTGACCTTTGCCCGTCCGCTGACCGGTGGCGTGCGCGTGAACTTCGGCTTCTAG
- a CDS encoding sulfotransferase — protein sequence MANGEPSLTAQVQALMRAGQLGAARSTLEERLQESDEDLEALYLLAVVLRYQGAPEGAQQTLDRLFALDPQHGRGHQERGHLMKSLGRAQDAIEAFTAACRFNPALLASWRALEELLSASGQGARAQQVATQRQQLEQLPKPLLVVHDLLAQGRLLQAEERCRAFLRRHPRQVEGMRLLAQIAMQLGVLDDAEFLLESAVTLSPDHIPAHIDYITALRKRQQFEKAQAQARALLARDPDNVQFQSIFAVESMQRGDYDSALEQFERILARLPDDPVTLTSKGHALKTCGRYDEAVAAYQRAIQAQPRHGEAWYSLANLKTYQFSSAQLEQMRAQLEVRDLPHQDRVYLCFAMGKAREDEQAYEESLTHYAEGNEIKRRQSRYDADRMRAELAAQQAVCTPEFFEARGGYGHQAPDPIFVVGLPRAGSTLLEQILSSHSQVDGTLELPNVLTLSQQLRRRPRPDTASDRSAVAGAYPAILADLSAEDYVRFGEQYIKEARIHRRGAPRFVDKMPNNFRHIGLIHLMLPNAKIIDARREAMACCFSAFKQLFAEGQEFSYSLHDVGRYYADYVRLMEHWDRVLPGKVLRIRHEDVVDDLEGQVRRLLEYCELPFEAQCLRYWETERAVRTPSSEQVRRPIDRGSTEQWRAFEPWLAPLREALEQGQ from the coding sequence GTGGCGAACGGTGAGCCGTCGCTGACGGCACAGGTGCAAGCGCTCATGCGGGCCGGCCAGCTAGGCGCGGCCCGCAGCACCCTCGAAGAGCGGCTCCAGGAGTCAGACGAGGACCTCGAGGCCCTGTACCTGCTGGCCGTCGTGCTGCGCTACCAGGGCGCACCCGAGGGCGCGCAGCAGACCCTGGATCGCCTGTTCGCGCTCGATCCCCAGCATGGCCGCGGCCATCAAGAGCGTGGCCACCTGATGAAATCGCTCGGTCGCGCGCAGGACGCGATCGAGGCCTTCACCGCTGCCTGCCGCTTTAACCCCGCGCTTCTCGCCAGCTGGCGCGCCCTCGAAGAGCTCCTCTCAGCGAGCGGCCAGGGCGCACGCGCCCAGCAGGTAGCGACCCAACGGCAACAGCTGGAGCAGCTGCCGAAGCCACTGCTGGTGGTGCACGACCTCCTCGCCCAGGGGCGCCTGCTGCAAGCGGAAGAACGCTGCCGCGCGTTCCTGCGTCGGCACCCGCGCCAAGTGGAGGGCATGCGATTGCTGGCGCAGATCGCCATGCAGCTGGGCGTACTCGATGACGCCGAGTTCCTCCTTGAGAGCGCCGTCACGTTGAGTCCGGACCACATCCCGGCCCACATCGACTACATCACCGCCCTGCGCAAGCGCCAACAGTTCGAGAAGGCGCAAGCCCAGGCGAGGGCATTGCTGGCGCGCGATCCCGACAACGTCCAGTTCCAGTCCATCTTCGCCGTCGAGTCGATGCAACGCGGCGACTACGACTCCGCCCTCGAACAGTTCGAACGCATCCTTGCACGCCTGCCCGACGATCCCGTCACGCTCACCTCCAAGGGCCACGCACTCAAGACCTGCGGACGCTACGACGAGGCCGTGGCCGCCTACCAGCGGGCCATCCAGGCACAGCCCCGCCACGGCGAGGCGTGGTATTCCCTCGCCAATCTGAAGACCTATCAGTTCTCCTCGGCGCAGCTCGAGCAGATGCGAGCGCAGCTTGAGGTACGCGACCTCCCTCACCAGGATCGGGTGTACCTGTGCTTCGCCATGGGGAAGGCGCGGGAGGACGAGCAGGCCTACGAGGAGAGCCTCACGCATTACGCCGAGGGCAACGAGATCAAGCGCCGCCAGAGCCGCTACGACGCGGATCGCATGCGCGCGGAGCTCGCCGCCCAGCAAGCCGTCTGCACGCCCGAGTTTTTCGAGGCGCGGGGCGGCTATGGCCACCAGGCACCCGACCCGATCTTCGTGGTCGGCCTCCCGCGCGCTGGCTCCACCCTGTTGGAGCAGATTCTCTCCTCACACAGCCAGGTGGACGGCACCCTGGAGCTGCCGAACGTACTCACCCTCTCTCAGCAACTCCGCCGCCGCCCCCGGCCGGACACCGCAAGCGATAGGTCCGCCGTGGCGGGCGCCTATCCGGCGATCCTGGCCGACCTCAGCGCCGAGGACTACGTACGCTTTGGTGAGCAGTACATCAAGGAAGCCCGTATCCATCGCCGCGGGGCGCCGCGCTTCGTCGACAAGATGCCCAACAACTTCCGCCACATCGGGCTGATTCACCTCATGCTGCCGAACGCCAAGATCATCGACGCGCGGCGTGAGGCGATGGCGTGCTGCTTCAGTGCCTTCAAGCAGCTGTTCGCGGAGGGGCAGGAGTTCTCGTACTCGTTGCACGATGTGGGGCGCTACTACGCGGACTACGTGCGGTTGATGGAGCACTGGGACCGCGTGCTGCCCGGCAAGGTGCTGCGCATACGTCACGAGGATGTGGTGGATGACCTCGAGGGACAGGTGCGGCGTTTGCTCGAGTACTGCGAGCTGCCCTTCGAAGCGCAGTGCCTGCGCTACTGGGAGACGGAGCGAGCGGTGCGAACGCCCAGCTCGGAACAGGTGCGCCGGCCGATCGATCGGGGGAGTACGGAGCAGTGGCGGGCGTTCGAGCCATGGCTTGCCCCCTTGCGGGAGGCCCTTGAGCAGGGGCAGTAG